The genomic interval ATTGGAATGCGTCCTTTTGATGTTCAACTTATTGGAGGTATGGTGCTTCACGAGGGAAAAGTAGCCGAAATGAAAACAGGTGAAGGTAAAACATTAGTTGCGACGATGCCAATAGTCTTGAATGCATTACTTGGTAAGGGTGTTCATTTGGTTACCGTGAACGACTATCTTGCCAAGCGAGATGCAATGTGGATGGGCCCCATATACCTTGCTTTGGGTTTAAGGGTGAGTGTAATAAATACACAAAATAAATCGTTTGAAATTGTATGGAAAAATCCTGACCTTGCTGAAAAAGCTCTTCATGAAAACTGGAGTGTATGGCCTGAGAATTTTACAGGAGAGTTTTTATCGGATGAAGAAAAAGTAAAAAAGGCTGTTGAAGCTTTTGAAGTAGACTTAAAGGAAATTTCGAGAAAAGAAGCGTATCGCTGTGATATTACCTATGGAACAAATACTGAATTTGGTTTCGATTACCTGAGAGATAATTTAGTAATAGATTTAGATGATAGAGTTCAAAGAGGACATTTTTATGCAATTGTGGATGAAGTAGACAGTATCCTTATTGACGAAGCTAGAACACCTTTAATAATTAGTGGACCTTCAAAAACCAGGGCTTCTGATTACCGAAGATTTGATCAAATAGCAAAAAGGTTAATTAAAGACAAACATTTTGTGGTTGATGAAAAAAAGAAAACAGTGATTTTAACTGACGATGGTATAGAACATATTGAAAAGCTGTTAAAAATTGATAACTTATATGATCCTGAACATGTCAATAAAATGTATTTCCTATTAAACGCATTAAAAGCTCATCATTTGTTTAAAAAGGATGTTGACTATATAGTTTATAACGGTGAAGTAGTTATTGTTGATGAATTTACCGGACGTTTGCTCCCAGGGCGAAGATATAGTGGAGGTTTACACCAAGCTATTGAAGCAAAAGAAGGCGTTGCAATAAAAGAAGAATCAGTTACTTATGCAACTATCACATACCAAAATTATTTTAGAATGTATCAAAAACTTTCAGGTATGACTGGTACCGCAAAAACGGAAGAGGAGGAATTTAAACAAATTTACGGCATGGAGGTTGTTGTTATCCCAACTCATAAGCCTATGATAAGGATTGATAGGGATGATTTGATATATAGAACCGCTGAAGAGAAATATAAAGCGATTGTCGAAGAAATAAAGAAACGTCATGCAAAGGGGCAACCTGTATTAGTTGGAACAACTTCAATTGAGAAAAGTGAAATCTTAAGTAAAATGTTATCAAAAGAAAGTATTCCGCATGAAGTTTTAAATGCTAAGTATCATGAAAAAGAAGCACAAATTATAGCAAAAGCTGGACAAAAGGGAGCAGTAACTATTGCAACAAATATGGCTGGGAGAGGTACTGATATCAAATTAGGGCCAGGTGTTAAAGAACTTGGTGGTTTGTTAATTATAGGGACTGAAAGGCACGAAAGTAGAAGGATAGACAACCAACTTCGTGGTAGAGCTGGTAGACAAGGGGATCCTGGAGAATCAATATTCTTTCTTTCGGTTGAAGATGATATTGTAAGAATTTTTGGTGGAGATAAAATTTCAAAAATCATGGATATGGTAAGAATACAAAAAGGAGAACCTATTTATCATCCAATGTTGACAAGATTAATTGAACAAGTACAGAAAAAAGTTGAAAGTATAAATTTTTCTATAAGAAAAAATCTGTTACAAATGGATACAGTTTTAGATGCACAAAGAAAAGCTATATATGGTTATAGAGAGTATTTGCTGGCAGGCAATATAGAGGAACATTTTAAAGAAGCCATCGAGGATTTTGTTGAAAGAAGGTTAGAAGAATTTTGTGAAAAGGGAGTTTGTGACACAGCTGGCATTTTAGAATCATTAAAGTTGTGGGGAATTACTGATAAACTTCCTGATACAAGGGATGAACTCCGGGAAGTTTTAATAAATAAATTTAGTGAAAGATTTGAAGCAAAGAGGAAAGAATTTGGTGAAGATTTTCCAAAAATAGGTAAGTTTATAGCTTTGAGAGTATTAGATGAAAATTGGAGACAATATTTGGAAGAAGTAGAACATGTTAAAGAGGCGGTAAGTTTAAGGACATATGGACAGAAAGATCCCATAATTGAGTTTAAGAAAGAGACATTTAGAATGTTTGATGAAATGATGGCTAGAATATATGAACAAACAATCATGCTAATAATGAATCTTAGAAAAATTGACGAGAAGGCGGAAAAAGAATCTAAGAAAGATTTAGAAAAGTTAAGAGTTGTCCATGAGGAATTCAGTCTTGTAAGTAGAAAAGAGAGAAGGGCGACAAAAAAGTCAACGAAAAAGAAATTGAAAGTTAAAAGGAATTAATAGTAATTTTTGTAAAATTGAACTTAAACCTTAAAGATGAAATTAATGGTTGGATTAAACTTTTAATTGAATCTAACTTTTTATTTTTAGAATTGCCTAAGCTTTTTCATGATGTTAAAATCAATCTGGAGGTGGTTGTGTGAAAGCTATTAAAATAGATCACATTGGTATAGTAGTTAGAGACGCGAAAGAGCGTTTAAAACTATATAGAGATTTTTTAGGCTTAAAAGTAGAAAAAATCGAAGAATTACCTGAAAGGGGTTTAAAAGTTTATTTTATTCAAATTGGCGAGACACGTTTTGAACTTCTTGAGCCTTTATCTGAAAGTTCGGAGATAACCAAGTTTCTTGAGACAAGAGGAGAAGGAATTCATCATATTGCGGTTAATATAACTAATATTGAGGAGGCAGTTAAACTAGCTAAAGAAAATGGTTTTAAACCTCTCTCGGAGGAACCAAAAAAAGGGGCTGGGGGAACAAAAGTCTTGTTTTTACATCCTAAAACAACAGGTGGGGTACTTCTTGAGTTAGTTGAAGGTGAACATAAGTAAAAGGAGGCAAAAACATGGAGGAGTTGATCAAAAAATTAAAGGAAATGTCTGAAAGAATAGAACTTGGTGGTGGTGAGAAACAAATTCAGAAACAGCACAGTGCTGGAAAGTTAACTGCTCGTGAAAGACTTAAATTATTATTCGATGAAGGTACTTTTGAGGAAATTGACAAATTTGTTAAACATAGAAATACTTACTTTGGTTTAGATAAAAAAGAATTACCTGCTGATGGAGTAGTTACTGGAATTGGTAAAGTAAATGGGAGAACAGTGGCCGCGTTTTCCCAAGATTTTACAGTAATGGGTGGTTCCCTGGGTGAAATGCACGCTAAGAAGATTGTAAAATTGATGGATTTGGCAATAAAACTTGGTATCCCCCTTATTGGCATTAATGATTCTGGAGGTGCCAGAATTCATGAAGGAGTTGATTCATTATATGGTTATGGGGAAATATTTTTTAGGAATACGTTAGCTTCTGGTGTTATTCCTCAAATCACCTTGATTGCTGGTCCATGTGCTGGAGGAGCTGTATATTCACCGGCAATAACTGATTTTGTAATAATGGTTGATAAGACTGCTCAAATGTTTATTACTGGCCCTAATGTAATAAAAGCTGTTACTGGTGAGGAAATAACGAAAGAAGAATTAGGTGGTGCCCTTGTTCATAATACTAAAAGTGGTAATGCTCATTTTGTAGCTTCAAGTGATGAAGAAGCTATAGAGATTGTTAAGAAAATTTTAAGTTACATACCTCAGAATAATATGGAAGAGCCACCGATAGGTGTTTCTTCTGATCTTTCATTAGATGATGGCATATTGAATATAGTATCATCTGATTCAAAGAAGGCATATGATGTGAGAGATGTTATTAGAAAAATAGTTGATAATGGAGAGTTTTTAGAAGTTCATGAAAATTTTGCAAAAAATATTGTAGTAGGATTTGCGAGGATTAACGGTTATAGTGTAGGGATAGTTGCAAATCAACCAAATGTTTTTGCAGGGGCTTTAGATATAGATTCTTCAGATAAAGCTGCTAGATTTATTAGATTTTTGGATGCCTTTAACATACCAATAATCACATTTGTGGATACTCCAGGATATTTACCGGGTACAAAACAAGAACATGGTGGAATTATTAGGCATGGCGCTAAATTGTTGTATGCATATAGTGAAGCTAGTACTTTGAAAGTTACTATTATACTTAGAAAAGCGTATGGTGGGGCTTATATTGCGATGGGAAGCAAACATTTAGGTGCAGATTTTGTTGCTGGATGGCCTACAGCAGAAATAGCAGTTATGGGTCCTGAGGGTGCTGCAAATATCATATTTAAGAAAGAAATTGAAGCAGCCGAAAATCCTGAAGAGCTAAGAGCACAAAAAATAAAATTATATAAAGAAATGTTTGCAAACCCATATGTTGCTGCTGCTAGAGGTTATATCGATGCAGTTATAGATCCAAGAGAAACAAGGAAGTGGATAGCAAAAGCAATTGAATATGGTGTAACAAAAGTTGAACCGCGTCCAAAGAAAAAGCATGGAAATATTCCATTATGAGGTGAGCAGATGCAGGAGGCATTAATCGTTTTTATAGGTTTGATAACGGTTTTTTTTGTTTTTACGATTTTATTTATTATTTTCAAATTATTTGGTTTTTTCTCAAAAAAGGCTACTGTAAAGCTTCCTAAAAAATTGCCAGTAAGAGAAAAAGTAAAAGATAAAGAGGAAGAAATTGCAGCAGTTATTGCAGCAGTGTACGCCATGTTGGGAAATAATGTGAAGATAATCTCCGTGAAAAAGATAAATCGTAGAAAATATGGAAAACGCGAATG from Thermosipho atlanticus DSM 15807 carries:
- a CDS encoding acyl-CoA carboxylase subunit beta, with the protein product MEELIKKLKEMSERIELGGGEKQIQKQHSAGKLTARERLKLLFDEGTFEEIDKFVKHRNTYFGLDKKELPADGVVTGIGKVNGRTVAAFSQDFTVMGGSLGEMHAKKIVKLMDLAIKLGIPLIGINDSGGARIHEGVDSLYGYGEIFFRNTLASGVIPQITLIAGPCAGGAVYSPAITDFVIMVDKTAQMFITGPNVIKAVTGEEITKEELGGALVHNTKSGNAHFVASSDEEAIEIVKKILSYIPQNNMEEPPIGVSSDLSLDDGILNIVSSDSKKAYDVRDVIRKIVDNGEFLEVHENFAKNIVVGFARINGYSVGIVANQPNVFAGALDIDSSDKAARFIRFLDAFNIPIITFVDTPGYLPGTKQEHGGIIRHGAKLLYAYSEASTLKVTIILRKAYGGAYIAMGSKHLGADFVAGWPTAEIAVMGPEGAANIIFKKEIEAAENPEELRAQKIKLYKEMFANPYVAAARGYIDAVIDPRETRKWIAKAIEYGVTKVEPRPKKKHGNIPL
- the secA gene encoding preprotein translocase subunit SecA gives rise to the protein MKLFDKNERMIKKYFKRVAKINEKNYENTVSEELRKKFLKIKENIDEENIDEYLNEVFAIVREIAKRTIGMRPFDVQLIGGMVLHEGKVAEMKTGEGKTLVATMPIVLNALLGKGVHLVTVNDYLAKRDAMWMGPIYLALGLRVSVINTQNKSFEIVWKNPDLAEKALHENWSVWPENFTGEFLSDEEKVKKAVEAFEVDLKEISRKEAYRCDITYGTNTEFGFDYLRDNLVIDLDDRVQRGHFYAIVDEVDSILIDEARTPLIISGPSKTRASDYRRFDQIAKRLIKDKHFVVDEKKKTVILTDDGIEHIEKLLKIDNLYDPEHVNKMYFLLNALKAHHLFKKDVDYIVYNGEVVIVDEFTGRLLPGRRYSGGLHQAIEAKEGVAIKEESVTYATITYQNYFRMYQKLSGMTGTAKTEEEEFKQIYGMEVVVIPTHKPMIRIDRDDLIYRTAEEKYKAIVEEIKKRHAKGQPVLVGTTSIEKSEILSKMLSKESIPHEVLNAKYHEKEAQIIAKAGQKGAVTIATNMAGRGTDIKLGPGVKELGGLLIIGTERHESRRIDNQLRGRAGRQGDPGESIFFLSVEDDIVRIFGGDKISKIMDMVRIQKGEPIYHPMLTRLIEQVQKKVESINFSIRKNLLQMDTVLDAQRKAIYGYREYLLAGNIEEHFKEAIEDFVERRLEEFCEKGVCDTAGILESLKLWGITDKLPDTRDELREVLINKFSERFEAKRKEFGEDFPKIGKFIALRVLDENWRQYLEEVEHVKEAVSLRTYGQKDPIIEFKKETFRMFDEMMARIYEQTIMLIMNLRKIDEKAEKESKKDLEKLRVVHEEFSLVSRKERRATKKSTKKKLKVKRN
- a CDS encoding OadG family protein, with protein sequence MQEALIVFIGLITVFFVFTILFIIFKLFGFFSKKATVKLPKKLPVREKVKDKEEEIAAVIAAVYAMLGNNVKIISVKKINRRKYGKREWEYWKKSGWRGVKEW
- the mce gene encoding methylmalonyl-CoA epimerase; this translates as MKAIKIDHIGIVVRDAKERLKLYRDFLGLKVEKIEELPERGLKVYFIQIGETRFELLEPLSESSEITKFLETRGEGIHHIAVNITNIEEAVKLAKENGFKPLSEEPKKGAGGTKVLFLHPKTTGGVLLELVEGEHK